One segment of Natronosalvus halobius DNA contains the following:
- a CDS encoding cysteine hydrolase family protein: protein MHLEPDATAVVVVDMQNGFCHPDGALYASGSESVIDPIATLVERAREAGSRIVYSRDVHPPEQFEDAHYYDEFDRWGEHVLEGSWETELVEELDVREEDLIVEKHTYDAFHETQLDGWLSAREISDLVICGTLANVCVLHTGGSAGLRDYRPLMVADCIGALEDDHHEYALEHADWLFGEVVESDDLSFDGSA from the coding sequence ATGCACCTCGAGCCAGACGCCACCGCAGTGGTCGTCGTCGACATGCAAAACGGCTTCTGTCACCCCGACGGGGCGCTGTACGCGTCGGGCAGCGAATCCGTGATCGACCCAATCGCGACCCTGGTCGAGCGAGCGCGAGAGGCAGGGAGTCGAATCGTCTACAGCCGTGACGTCCATCCCCCCGAACAGTTCGAGGACGCCCATTACTACGACGAGTTCGACCGGTGGGGCGAACACGTCCTGGAGGGGTCGTGGGAGACCGAACTGGTCGAGGAACTCGACGTTCGTGAGGAGGACCTGATCGTCGAGAAGCACACCTACGACGCCTTCCACGAGACCCAGCTCGACGGCTGGCTCTCTGCGCGCGAAATCTCGGATCTGGTCATCTGTGGCACCCTCGCGAACGTTTGCGTCCTCCACACCGGCGGGAGCGCGGGACTCCGGGATTACCGCCCGCTCATGGTTGCGGACTGCATCGGGGCGCTCGAGGACGACCACCACGAGTACGCCCTGGAGCACGCGGACTGGCTGTTCGGTGAGGTCGTCGAGAGCGACGACTTGTCGTTCGACGGTTCAGCATAG
- a CDS encoding CehA/McbA family metallohydrolase: MSAHIPFAIDFHVHSETSYDGHEPVELILEHAADIGLDGVVITDHDEIDASLEAAELASRYGLVGIPGVEVSTAQGHLLAIGVEERPEPGRPFQTTVERVRELGGLAIVPHPFQRSRHGVRRRHILDVDAVEVYNSMLFTGYQNRRARRFAQRREYPKVGGSDAHYLPNVGRAYTEVTVTSADEDVTKTTIDGDHLVDAILEGRTRIQGKRTPIRKSTVQYAKGAVRKSSYVITKRTPLIPTVPASMDRSQ, from the coding sequence ATGTCCGCTCACATCCCCTTCGCTATCGATTTTCACGTCCACTCGGAGACTTCCTACGACGGACACGAGCCCGTCGAGCTCATCCTCGAGCACGCGGCAGACATCGGTCTCGACGGTGTCGTCATCACCGACCACGACGAAATCGATGCGTCCCTCGAGGCAGCCGAACTCGCCTCACGTTACGGGCTCGTCGGAATTCCCGGCGTCGAGGTGTCGACGGCACAGGGCCACCTCCTCGCGATCGGTGTCGAGGAGCGACCCGAACCGGGCCGGCCGTTCCAGACGACCGTCGAACGGGTTCGCGAACTCGGCGGCCTCGCCATCGTTCCCCATCCGTTCCAGCGAAGTCGCCACGGGGTTCGACGGCGCCACATCCTCGACGTGGACGCCGTCGAGGTGTACAACTCGATGCTCTTTACGGGCTACCAGAATCGTCGAGCACGCCGGTTCGCGCAGCGACGCGAGTACCCGAAGGTCGGCGGCAGCGACGCCCACTACCTCCCGAACGTCGGCCGTGCGTACACCGAGGTGACCGTGACGAGTGCCGACGAGGACGTCACCAAGACGACCATCGACGGCGACCACCTCGTCGACGCCATCCTCGAGGGGAGAACGCGCATCCAGGGGAAACGGACGCCGATCCGAAAGAGCACCGTCCAGTACGCGAAGGGCGCGGTGCGGAAATCGTCGTACGTGATCACGAAGCGAACGCCGCTGATACCGACGGTGCCGGCGTCGATGGATCGCTCACAGTAG
- the pepF gene encoding oligoendopeptidase F, giving the protein MSSVPTRSEIEEEYTWDLESIYATDDDWEDAYEAATDQVEDLAAYEGQTTEDAETLLEILELRDRLMRQISTIAAYARMRSDEDTTNQEYQALSARAQSLAADAQSAASFIEPELQELSREDFEAVVEDEPDLVTYAHYVDDVLRMKPHTRSAEVEALLADLSEVTGAPGEVYSMLSNADMGFPTVEDPDGESVEITQSNFVNLLKRPDRDFRQRVYEAYFDEWESVRNTVAASYKNSVKADVKLARARNYETAREAALDGPNVPVEVYDTLVDSVHDNLEHLHRHADLKREALGVDELRMWDVYMPLTGEEGPDVEYDDAAQYVVDAVAPLGEEYQSRVAEGLESRWVDVYENEGKRTGAYSGGTYDTQPFILMNYQDDVASMYTLAHELGHSMHSELTKQEQPYIYSGYEIFTAEVASTVNEALLTHHLLETVEDPEFRKAILNEFLERVRSTLYRQTLFAEFEHEAHALEEGGEPLTADRLDELYGDLKAQYYEPAEIDDQIPREWMRIPHFYRAFYVYQYSTGISAALAIADDIVENGADAAEDYLEFLRRGSREYPLELLEIAGVDMRSSEPIDRALSTYRDRLEELDALLE; this is encoded by the coding sequence ATGAGTTCCGTTCCCACGCGCTCGGAGATCGAGGAGGAGTACACCTGGGATCTCGAGAGCATCTACGCCACCGACGACGACTGGGAGGACGCCTACGAGGCGGCGACGGACCAGGTCGAGGACCTGGCAGCCTACGAGGGCCAGACGACCGAGGACGCCGAGACGTTACTCGAGATTCTCGAACTGCGCGACCGGCTCATGCGCCAGATCTCGACGATCGCCGCCTACGCCCGGATGCGAAGCGATGAGGACACGACGAACCAGGAGTACCAGGCCCTGAGCGCACGGGCACAGTCGCTGGCCGCCGATGCCCAGTCTGCGGCCTCGTTCATCGAGCCGGAACTGCAGGAACTGTCCCGGGAGGACTTCGAAGCCGTGGTCGAGGACGAACCCGACCTCGTGACCTACGCCCACTACGTCGACGACGTGTTGCGGATGAAACCCCACACGCGCTCGGCCGAGGTGGAGGCGCTGCTGGCGGACCTGAGCGAGGTCACCGGTGCACCCGGCGAGGTCTACAGCATGCTCTCGAACGCCGACATGGGCTTTCCGACGGTCGAGGATCCCGACGGTGAATCCGTCGAGATCACCCAGAGTAACTTCGTCAACCTGCTCAAGCGACCCGACCGCGACTTCCGACAGCGGGTCTACGAGGCCTACTTCGACGAGTGGGAATCGGTCCGAAACACGGTCGCCGCCTCCTACAAGAACAGCGTCAAAGCCGACGTCAAACTCGCCCGGGCACGAAACTACGAGACCGCCCGCGAGGCGGCCCTCGACGGCCCCAACGTCCCCGTCGAGGTGTACGACACGCTCGTCGACAGCGTCCACGACAACCTCGAGCACCTCCACCGTCACGCCGACCTCAAGCGCGAGGCGCTCGGCGTCGACGAACTCCGAATGTGGGACGTCTACATGCCACTGACCGGCGAAGAAGGGCCGGACGTCGAGTACGACGACGCCGCCCAGTACGTCGTCGACGCCGTTGCCCCCCTGGGCGAGGAGTACCAGTCCCGCGTCGCGGAGGGCCTGGAGTCACGGTGGGTCGACGTCTACGAGAACGAGGGCAAGCGCACGGGCGCCTACTCCGGGGGTACCTACGACACCCAGCCGTTCATCCTGATGAACTACCAGGACGACGTCGCCTCGATGTACACGCTGGCTCACGAACTCGGCCACTCGATGCACTCGGAACTGACGAAGCAAGAACAGCCGTACATCTACTCGGGCTACGAGATTTTCACCGCCGAGGTCGCGAGCACGGTCAACGAGGCCCTGCTGACCCACCACCTGCTCGAGACCGTCGAGGACCCCGAGTTCCGCAAGGCCATCCTCAACGAGTTCTTAGAGCGGGTGCGTTCGACGCTGTACCGCCAGACGCTCTTCGCCGAGTTCGAACACGAGGCACACGCGCTCGAGGAGGGAGGCGAGCCGCTGACGGCCGACCGCCTCGACGAACTGTACGGTGACCTCAAGGCCCAGTACTACGAACCCGCCGAAATCGACGACCAGATTCCCCGTGAGTGGATGCGCATCCCGCACTTCTACCGCGCGTTCTACGTCTACCAGTACTCGACGGGAATCTCCGCGGCGCTCGCCATCGCCGACGACATCGTCGAGAACGGTGCCGATGCGGCCGAGGACTACCTCGAATTCCTCCGCCGGGGTTCCCGGGAGTACCCCCTCGAATTGCTCGAGATCGCCGGCGTCGACATGCGCTCGTCGGAACCGATCGACCGGGCGCTGTCGACCTACCGCGACCGACTCGAGGAACTGGACGCCCTGCTCGAGTGA
- a CDS encoding nicotinate phosphoribosyltransferase: MSNPFGIVPGEAILEGRATDAYFERTRATLEHAGRNPRIVAEVTADQFPTGEFEVFTGVQDVATLFSGRAVDVDALPEGTLFDGGPVMRIEGPYLEFAELETSLLGFLSQPSGFATAALEARLAAPDSQVLSFGARHVHPAIAATVERSALLAGLDGFSHVAAGDVLGREAGGTMPHALMLIFGEGEQDAAWMAFDEAVPEDVPRVALVDTFWDESSETLLAAETLGDRLDGIRLDTTGSRRGDFRHITREVRWELDARGREDVDIFCSGGLTPETIRELRDVADGFGIGSYVTGADSVDFALDIVEIEGEMTSKRGKLSGDKQVYRTAEGGHEVRLADQPAPEDGDALLEPLVRDGEVVREADLEAATERCLADAAAVGFGSDD, from the coding sequence ATGTCGAATCCGTTCGGAATCGTCCCCGGCGAGGCCATCCTGGAGGGACGAGCCACCGACGCCTACTTCGAGCGTACCCGGGCGACCCTCGAACACGCGGGTCGCAACCCCCGCATCGTCGCGGAAGTGACGGCCGACCAGTTTCCAACAGGGGAGTTCGAGGTCTTCACGGGCGTCCAGGACGTCGCGACGCTCTTTTCGGGCCGCGCAGTCGACGTCGACGCCCTCCCCGAGGGCACGTTGTTCGACGGCGGGCCGGTCATGCGCATCGAGGGGCCCTACCTCGAGTTCGCCGAACTCGAGACCTCCCTCCTGGGCTTTCTCTCTCAGCCAAGCGGTTTCGCGACGGCGGCGCTCGAGGCCCGTCTGGCCGCGCCCGACTCCCAAGTACTCTCCTTCGGCGCGCGCCACGTCCACCCCGCCATCGCCGCTACGGTCGAACGATCGGCCCTGCTCGCCGGACTCGACGGCTTCTCCCACGTCGCCGCGGGCGACGTCCTCGGGCGTGAGGCCGGCGGGACGATGCCCCACGCGCTGATGCTCATCTTCGGCGAAGGCGAGCAGGACGCGGCCTGGATGGCCTTCGACGAGGCCGTCCCCGAGGACGTGCCTCGAGTCGCGCTGGTCGACACCTTCTGGGACGAGAGTAGCGAAACCCTGCTCGCCGCCGAGACCCTCGGCGACCGTCTCGACGGGATTCGCCTGGATACGACGGGGTCACGACGCGGCGACTTCCGCCACATCACCCGCGAGGTCCGCTGGGAACTCGACGCTCGCGGCCGTGAGGACGTCGACATCTTCTGCAGCGGCGGGCTGACCCCCGAGACGATTCGGGAGCTTCGGGACGTCGCCGACGGCTTCGGCATCGGGAGCTACGTGACGGGCGCCGACAGCGTCGACTTTGCACTCGACATCGTCGAAATCGAGGGCGAGATGACCTCGAAACGCGGGAAGCTCTCGGGCGATAAGCAGGTCTACCGCACCGCCGAGGGGGGTCACGAGGTCCGGCTGGCCGACCAGCCCGCTCCCGAGGACGGCGACGCGCTGCTCGAGCCGCTGGTTCGCGACGGCGAGGTCGTCCGCGAGGCGGACCTCGAGGCGGCGACCGAGCGGTGTCTCGCCGATGCGGCAGCCGTCGGGTTCGGGAGCGACGACTGA
- the gpmI gene encoding 2,3-bisphosphoglycerate-independent phosphoglycerate mutase, which yields MDAALIILDGWGLGRDDGGRNAVEAAHTPVVDRLTRAGPAGSLEVAGRRVGLPDGQMGNSEVGHLNIGAGRVVLQEYTRITDAVADGSFRRNAAIDAAFDHALENGGRVHFLGLVSDGGVHADHEHLHALIRMAADRDVEAVTHAITDGRDTSPHGGEGYLAELEAVIDEAETGDMATVSGRYYAMDRDQNWERTRQAYDAIVDRDAAFEASSAVEAVTDSYERGQTDEFVKPTVIAGQPALQDGDSVIWFNFRSDRARQLTRMLADIRPEWVFETHPPDIEVVMLTQYDKTFDLPVAFPPTQPSQVLGEVLADAGKSQLRIAESEKYAHVTYFLNGGREVEFDGEVRKIVESPDVPTYDLQPEMSAPEVTDTAIDTIASRDPDVLVLNYANPDMVGHTGDYRAAVEAVEAVDTQLGRLLETLEAHGAHVFVTADHGNADDMGTEEEPHTAHTYNDVPFFYVAPDGDASADVRIREGGTLADLAPTMLECIGLTRPPEMTGESLLVRE from the coding sequence ATGGACGCGGCACTCATTATCCTCGATGGCTGGGGCCTCGGACGCGACGACGGCGGCCGGAACGCGGTCGAGGCGGCGCATACGCCCGTCGTCGATCGCCTGACTCGAGCGGGGCCGGCGGGAAGCCTCGAGGTCGCCGGCCGACGCGTCGGCCTCCCGGACGGCCAGATGGGCAACAGTGAGGTCGGCCACCTCAACATCGGCGCCGGCAGGGTCGTGTTACAGGAGTACACCCGTATCACGGACGCCGTCGCCGACGGCAGTTTTCGTCGAAACGCGGCTATCGACGCCGCCTTCGACCACGCCCTCGAAAATGGCGGGCGAGTCCACTTCCTCGGCCTCGTCAGCGACGGCGGCGTCCACGCCGATCACGAGCACCTCCACGCACTGATCAGGATGGCCGCCGACCGCGACGTCGAGGCGGTCACCCACGCCATCACCGACGGGCGTGACACCTCGCCCCACGGCGGCGAGGGCTACCTCGCGGAACTCGAGGCCGTGATCGACGAGGCGGAAACTGGAGACATGGCCACGGTCTCCGGACGATACTACGCGATGGATCGCGACCAGAACTGGGAGCGGACGAGGCAAGCTTACGACGCCATCGTCGACCGTGACGCCGCCTTCGAGGCGTCCTCGGCCGTCGAGGCCGTCACCGACTCCTACGAGCGCGGCCAGACCGACGAGTTCGTCAAGCCGACGGTCATTGCGGGACAGCCAGCGCTGCAAGACGGCGATTCAGTCATCTGGTTCAACTTCCGATCCGACCGCGCCCGCCAGTTAACCCGGATGCTCGCCGACATCCGTCCGGAGTGGGTGTTCGAGACGCACCCACCCGACATCGAGGTCGTCATGCTGACCCAGTACGACAAGACGTTCGACCTCCCGGTGGCGTTCCCGCCGACCCAGCCCTCACAGGTCCTGGGCGAAGTGCTCGCCGACGCCGGCAAGTCCCAGCTCCGGATCGCCGAATCCGAGAAGTACGCCCACGTCACCTATTTCCTCAATGGGGGCCGCGAGGTCGAGTTCGACGGCGAGGTCAGGAAGATCGTCGAGAGCCCGGACGTCCCCACCTACGACCTCCAGCCGGAGATGAGCGCCCCCGAGGTGACCGACACGGCCATCGACACCATCGCGAGCCGGGATCCGGACGTCCTGGTACTGAACTACGCCAATCCCGACATGGTCGGCCACACCGGCGACTACCGAGCGGCCGTCGAAGCCGTCGAGGCCGTCGACACCCAACTCGGTCGGTTGCTCGAGACCCTCGAGGCCCACGGCGCACACGTCTTCGTCACCGCCGACCACGGCAACGCCGACGACATGGGAACCGAAGAGGAGCCACACACGGCCCACACATACAACGACGTGCCGTTCTTCTACGTGGCTCCCGACGGCGATGCGAGTGCCGACGTCCGGATCCGCGAGGGCGGGACGCTCGCCGACCTCGCGCCCACGATGCTCGAGTGCATCGGTCTCACCCGGCCGCCGGAGATGACCGGCGAGTCCCTGCTCGTCCGCGAGTAG
- a CDS encoding DUF5783 family protein, which translates to MTEFDPAKFEDKYVHYFPELQQAYKNAFSRINERYDSSLVHAIDQQVLNESEPFYDEEDGFWIELPDDPHDRITGVVVDRERFETVLEAHVDAIETELERVFNV; encoded by the coding sequence ATGACCGAGTTCGACCCGGCGAAGTTCGAGGACAAGTACGTCCACTACTTCCCCGAACTCCAGCAAGCCTACAAGAACGCGTTCAGCCGCATCAACGAGCGCTACGACTCCTCGCTCGTCCACGCGATCGACCAGCAGGTACTCAACGAGAGCGAGCCCTTTTACGACGAGGAAGACGGCTTCTGGATCGAACTCCCCGACGATCCCCACGACCGGATCACCGGCGTCGTCGTCGACCGGGAACGGTTCGAGACGGTGCTCGAGGCCCACGTCGACGCCATCGAGACGGAACTCGAGCGCGTCTTCAACGTGTGA
- a CDS encoding GNAT family N-acetyltransferase has protein sequence MSPAASIRPAMIADAPTLARLYRDAYATNVDLGFPSRAARADRGALEAWIRESRVFVAVTAGEDSGGRADDRPAAGKLVGAIRYRDEGKYDPDAPEFGRLAVPPRARGQGIGNELIEHVETLARREDHDRMRLRTFADHPFLPEVYRRRGYHDVRVRELEGAPFDVLHMQKEL, from the coding sequence ATGTCCCCCGCCGCGTCCATTCGCCCGGCGATGATCGCCGACGCTCCGACGCTGGCGCGTCTCTACCGCGACGCCTACGCGACCAACGTCGACCTCGGCTTTCCTTCGCGAGCGGCGCGCGCCGACCGCGGGGCCCTCGAGGCCTGGATTCGGGAGAGTCGCGTATTCGTTGCGGTCACCGCTGGAGAGGACTCAGGCGGCAGGGCTGACGACCGGCCCGCCGCCGGCAAACTCGTCGGCGCCATCCGCTACCGCGACGAAGGGAAGTACGACCCCGACGCCCCCGAGTTCGGCCGCCTCGCGGTCCCCCCGCGCGCTCGAGGCCAGGGAATCGGCAATGAGTTGATCGAGCACGTCGAGACGCTCGCCCGGCGGGAAGACCACGACCGGATGCGATTGCGGACGTTCGCCGACCACCCGTTTCTCCCCGAGGTTTACCGTCGGCGCGGCTACCACGACGTGCGGGTTCGGGAACTCGAGGGGGCGCCGTTCGACGTGTTGCACATGCAAAAGGAGCTGTAG
- a CDS encoding single-stranded-DNA-specific exonuclease RecJ: protein MAGPIPALEERATACAEHLLECDRVLLASHIDADGLTSAAVAASALERAELPFETVFEKQLDAEAIEAIADTDYDTVLFTDFGSGQLDVIADHEDAGDFTPVIADHHQPAEADTTYHLNPLLFGINGASELSGAGASYVLARALAEAGEGSGTAGAAETAGEPTATDGGSATARADNRDLAALAVVGAVGDMQASGGELHGANAKIVAEGVEAGVLETATDLALYGKQTRPLPKLLEYASDVNIPGISNDGNGALRFLDGLDLELKRDGEWRCWANLTSEEKQTVASALVKKAVTSGVPAHKIDDLVGTSYVLAAEPVGTELRDASEFSTLLNATARYERADVGLGVCLGDRDEALERARQLLREHRRNLSNGIDLVTREGVTKEAHVQWFDAGDRIRETIVGIVAGMAVGNAGISRSMPILAFANKNDEEVKVSARGTHSLVRKGLDLSVVMGEASRSVGGDGGGHDVAAGATVPAGKQAEFVERADEIVGEQLGDS, encoded by the coding sequence ATGGCAGGCCCGATCCCCGCCCTCGAGGAACGCGCCACCGCCTGCGCCGAGCACCTGCTCGAGTGCGACCGCGTGCTCCTCGCCTCCCACATCGACGCCGACGGACTGACGAGCGCCGCAGTCGCCGCGAGCGCCCTCGAACGAGCGGAGCTGCCCTTCGAGACCGTCTTCGAGAAGCAACTCGACGCCGAGGCGATCGAGGCAATCGCCGACACCGACTACGACACCGTGCTGTTCACCGACTTCGGGAGCGGCCAACTCGACGTGATCGCCGACCACGAGGACGCCGGCGACTTCACGCCCGTCATCGCCGACCACCACCAGCCCGCGGAGGCCGACACCACCTACCACCTCAACCCCCTCCTGTTCGGCATCAATGGTGCCTCCGAACTCTCGGGTGCCGGGGCGAGTTACGTCCTCGCGCGGGCGCTCGCGGAAGCAGGCGAGGGATCCGGAACGGCTGGGGCGGCCGAAACGGCGGGAGAGCCGACGGCAACGGACGGCGGCAGCGCCACCGCTCGAGCCGACAACCGCGACCTCGCCGCGCTGGCTGTCGTCGGCGCCGTCGGCGACATGCAGGCCTCCGGCGGCGAACTCCACGGTGCCAACGCGAAGATCGTCGCCGAGGGCGTCGAGGCCGGCGTCCTCGAGACCGCGACCGACCTCGCCCTCTACGGGAAACAGACCCGCCCCCTTCCGAAACTGCTCGAGTACGCGAGCGACGTCAACATTCCGGGAATCTCGAACGACGGCAACGGCGCGCTCCGCTTCCTGGACGGCCTCGACCTCGAGTTGAAACGTGACGGCGAGTGGCGCTGCTGGGCAAATCTCACGAGTGAGGAGAAACAGACCGTCGCGAGCGCGCTCGTCAAGAAGGCCGTCACGAGCGGCGTCCCGGCGCACAAGATCGACGACCTCGTGGGCACGAGCTACGTCCTCGCGGCCGAGCCCGTCGGCACCGAACTCCGTGACGCCAGCGAATTCTCGACCCTGCTCAACGCGACGGCCCGCTACGAGCGCGCCGACGTGGGTCTCGGGGTCTGTCTCGGTGATCGAGACGAGGCCCTCGAGCGCGCTCGCCAACTGCTCAGGGAACACCGCCGCAATCTCTCGAACGGTATCGATCTCGTGACCAGGGAGGGCGTCACGAAGGAAGCCCACGTCCAGTGGTTCGACGCGGGCGACCGCATCCGCGAGACCATCGTCGGCATCGTCGCCGGGATGGCCGTTGGCAACGCCGGCATCAGCCGGTCCATGCCCATCCTCGCGTTCGCGAACAAGAACGACGAGGAGGTCAAAGTATCCGCCCGCGGGACCCACAGCCTCGTCAGAAAAGGGCTCGACCTCTCGGTCGTGATGGGCGAGGCGTCACGGTCAGTCGGCGGGGACGGCGGTGGACACGACGTCGCTGCCGGGGCGACGGTACCCGCAGGGAAGCAAGCGGAGTTCGTCGAGCGCGCCGACGAAATCGTCGGTGAGCAACTCGGCGATAGCTGA